A stretch of the Streptomyces sp. WMMB303 genome encodes the following:
- a CDS encoding class I SAM-dependent methyltransferase, whose product MTLLRAEALSTAFDHAAASYDRLVAANPGYHTHLRRSARRLVPAHEGRGLRLLDLGCGTGASTAALVRAAPQARIVAVDASAGMLARARAKSWSGRVSFVHAPAEQLAGAGVTGPFDAVFAAYLFRNVGDPDALLRAVHRLLAPGGRLGVHEYTLSGRTAHRAVWRLVSCGLVRPAGTLCGDRSLYRHLADSVAAFDTAEQFARRMARQGFTGVRTLPVPGWQTGIVHTFLASAGPVRAEARRGAAR is encoded by the coding sequence ATGACGCTGCTGCGCGCCGAGGCGCTGTCCACCGCGTTCGACCACGCTGCCGCCTCCTACGACCGACTGGTCGCGGCGAATCCGGGCTACCACACGCACCTGCGGCGCTCGGCCCGGCGGCTGGTGCCGGCGCACGAGGGGCGCGGCCTGCGCCTGCTCGACCTGGGGTGCGGCACCGGCGCGTCGACTGCGGCGCTGGTCCGGGCCGCGCCGCAGGCCCGGATCGTGGCGGTGGACGCCTCGGCGGGGATGCTGGCACGAGCGCGGGCCAAATCCTGGAGCGGCCGGGTCTCCTTCGTGCACGCCCCGGCCGAGCAGCTGGCCGGGGCCGGGGTGACGGGGCCGTTCGACGCGGTGTTCGCCGCCTACCTGTTCCGCAACGTCGGCGATCCGGACGCCCTGCTGCGTGCCGTGCACCGGCTGCTGGCTCCCGGCGGCCGGCTGGGGGTGCACGAGTACACGCTGAGCGGCCGTACGGCCCACCGCGCGGTATGGCGGCTGGTGTCCTGCGGGCTGGTGCGGCCCGCCGGAACGCTGTGCGGCGACCGCAGCCTGTACCGGCACCTGGCGGACTCGGTCGCCGCGTTCGACACGGCGGAACAGTTCGCCCGGCGGATGGCGCGGCAGGGTTTCACCGGCGTCCGGACGCTGCCGGTACCGGGCTGGCAGACCGGCATCGTGCACACCTTCCTCGCCTCGGCCGGACCGGTTCGGGCCGAAGCCCGCCGCGGGGCGGCGCGATGA
- a CDS encoding FAD-dependent oxidoreductase, producing MSRARHAHDRRALVLPPAPGRPAFDRAGPGGGAGPRVAVVGGGIAGLAAAAGLAERGVGVTVYEREPQLGGRLAGWPVRLRDGSPATMSRGFHAFFRQYYNLRGLLRRVDPLLAGLRGLPDYPLQHGGGARDSFAHVPRTPPWSALGFAALSPTFGLRDLAGMAPRAALPLLDVRVPQVYERWDETSAEELLTAIRFPEAARDLAFEVFSRSFFADPGELSAAEMALMFHIYFLGSSEGLLFDVPAEPYPRALWEPLGDYLVKHGVRLRTGEPVLGIRPEGGTRIVSTAAGEEHYAAVVLALDTAGLRGVVGASPQAADAAWRERVARLRTAPPFLVSRLWLDRPVARRRPGFLGTSGYGPLDNVSVLERWETEAARWAARSGGSVVELHAYAVDPATARQPRARERMQDRLRGELARVYPETAAARVLDSCHEWRADCPLFPVGGYRDRPTVRTPDPRLVVAGDLVRTGLPVALMERAATSGLLAANVLLARWRVRGHPLGTVPDRGRSALLRSLARLG from the coding sequence ATGAGCCGCGCACGGCACGCGCACGACCGCAGGGCACTGGTGCTGCCGCCCGCGCCGGGGCGGCCCGCGTTCGACCGGGCCGGTCCGGGCGGCGGCGCCGGTCCGCGGGTCGCGGTGGTCGGTGGCGGGATCGCCGGACTCGCCGCCGCTGCCGGGCTGGCCGAACGGGGCGTAGGGGTCACGGTCTACGAGCGCGAGCCGCAGTTGGGCGGGCGGCTGGCCGGATGGCCGGTACGGCTGCGGGACGGTTCCCCCGCGACGATGAGCCGCGGCTTCCACGCCTTCTTCCGTCAGTACTACAACCTGCGCGGCCTGCTGCGGCGTGTCGACCCACTGCTGGCCGGGCTGCGCGGGCTGCCCGACTACCCGCTGCAGCACGGCGGCGGCGCACGCGACAGCTTCGCGCACGTGCCCCGCACCCCTCCGTGGAGCGCCCTGGGCTTCGCCGCGCTCAGCCCCACCTTCGGGCTGCGGGACCTGGCGGGCATGGCGCCACGGGCCGCGCTGCCGCTGCTGGACGTGCGGGTCCCGCAGGTCTACGAGCGGTGGGACGAGACCTCGGCGGAGGAGCTGCTGACGGCGATCCGGTTCCCCGAGGCGGCGCGCGACCTGGCCTTCGAAGTGTTCTCGCGGAGCTTCTTCGCCGACCCCGGCGAACTGTCGGCCGCGGAGATGGCGCTGATGTTCCACATCTACTTCCTCGGTTCGAGCGAGGGGCTGCTCTTCGACGTCCCCGCCGAGCCGTATCCGCGTGCGCTGTGGGAGCCGCTGGGCGACTACCTGGTCAAGCACGGGGTCCGGCTGCGCACCGGGGAGCCCGTGCTCGGGATCCGGCCGGAGGGCGGGACCCGGATCGTGTCCACAGCCGCCGGCGAAGAGCACTACGCGGCCGTCGTGCTGGCACTGGACACCGCCGGCCTGCGCGGCGTGGTCGGCGCCTCCCCGCAGGCAGCCGACGCGGCGTGGCGGGAGCGGGTGGCCCGGCTGCGCACCGCACCGCCGTTCCTGGTCTCCCGGCTGTGGCTGGACCGCCCGGTGGCCCGGCGGCGGCCCGGGTTTCTGGGGACGAGCGGCTACGGGCCGCTGGACAACGTGAGCGTACTGGAGCGCTGGGAGACGGAGGCGGCGCGCTGGGCGGCCCGCTCCGGCGGCTCGGTCGTCGAACTGCACGCCTACGCCGTGGACCCCGCGACAGCGCGGCAGCCGCGGGCGCGGGAGCGGATGCAGGACCGGCTGCGCGGCGAACTGGCCCGGGTCTACCCGGAGACGGCCGCGGCCCGGGTCCTGGACTCCTGCCACGAATGGCGCGCCGACTGCCCGCTCTTCCCGGTCGGCGGCTACCGCGACCGGCCGACGGTGCGCACGCCCGACCCCCGCCTGGTGGTGGCCGGGGACCTGGTGCGCACCGGGCTGCCGGTCGCCCTCATGGAGCGTGCGGCCACCAGCGGGCTCCTCGCCGCGAACGTGCTGCTGGCCCGCTGGCGGGTGCGGGGGCACCCGCTGGGTACGGTGCCGGACCGGGGCAGGTCGGCGCTGCTGCGGTCGCTGGCCCGGCTGGGATGA
- a CDS encoding DUF5914 domain-containing protein, protein MTEGASPRGRLPLTLRRRVVPWERQRPTWRAARPGLIEDALRRAQKRPSGNWYVLGAAREMTRGRPLGRTVAGVEVVAWYDAQGRIRAGAGACPHLGAPLKDSRVRCGRLVCHWHGMAFDGGPTAGWTPYPAYDDGVLAWVRLDDAGGEEPTERPVVPTRPRPARSVDAVYTVVGRCAPDDVVANRLDPWHGAWYHPYSFVDLTVVSAPEAVADEAAPGGAADGFEVDVSFKVAGRVVVPVRAVFTAPEPRTVVMHLTDGEGRGSVVETHATPLAAHTAGEPRTLVTEAIVAHSPRPGFALARAGAPLVRALLRAGAGRLWRDDLAYAERRWQLRSTRHFPG, encoded by the coding sequence ATGACCGAGGGTGCGTCCCCGCGCGGCCGCCTCCCCCTCACCCTGCGCCGCCGCGTCGTCCCCTGGGAACGGCAGCGGCCCACCTGGCGCGCCGCCCGTCCCGGCCTCATCGAGGACGCGCTGCGACGCGCGCAGAAGCGGCCCTCCGGCAACTGGTACGTGCTCGGCGCGGCCCGGGAGATGACCCGGGGACGCCCACTGGGCCGCACCGTCGCCGGCGTGGAGGTCGTGGCCTGGTACGACGCGCAGGGGCGGATCCGCGCGGGCGCGGGCGCCTGCCCGCATCTGGGCGCGCCGCTCAAGGACAGCCGGGTGCGGTGCGGACGGCTGGTCTGCCACTGGCACGGGATGGCCTTCGACGGGGGCCCGACGGCGGGCTGGACGCCCTACCCGGCCTACGACGACGGGGTGCTGGCCTGGGTCCGGCTCGACGACGCCGGCGGTGAGGAGCCCACCGAGCGGCCCGTGGTGCCGACCCGGCCGCGTCCCGCCCGTTCGGTGGACGCCGTCTACACCGTCGTCGGCCGCTGCGCCCCCGACGACGTCGTCGCCAACCGCCTCGACCCGTGGCACGGCGCCTGGTACCACCCCTATTCCTTCGTCGACCTGACGGTGGTGAGCGCCCCGGAGGCCGTCGCGGACGAGGCGGCGCCCGGCGGGGCTGCGGACGGCTTCGAGGTCGACGTCTCGTTCAAGGTCGCCGGCCGGGTCGTGGTGCCGGTACGGGCCGTCTTCACCGCGCCCGAACCGCGCACGGTCGTCATGCACCTCACCGACGGGGAGGGGCGCGGTTCCGTGGTGGAGACCCACGCCACCCCGCTGGCCGCCCACACCGCGGGCGAGCCCCGCACTCTGGTGACCGAGGCGATCGTGGCACACTCGCCGCGGCCCGGATTCGCCCTCGCGCGCGCCGGGGCGCCGCTGGTCCGCGCGCTGCTGCGGGCCGGTGCCGGCCGGCTGTGGCGGGACGACCTCGCCTACGCCGAGCGCCGCTGGCAACTGCGCAGCACCCGACACTTCCCCGGCTGA